The Atribacter laminatus genome contains the following window.
GAAAAGAAGGATTTCTCTTACCAGGGATGAGGAATAAAACGGGAGACGGTCTTTTTAAGATTAAAATGTTGTTAAGGTAAGATGAGGTGATAAAATGGAAAAAGAATATTTGGCCAAACATCTCATGATAGAGATAATAAATTCATCTTTTTTAAATGATGCTGAGCTCATGGAAGATTTTTTAACCAATGCTGCCCACCTATTTGGAAGTGAGATATTAGTCCTAAAAGTTCATCAATTCCACCCGCATGGTCTTAGCGCTCTTATGATAATGCCCGAATCTCACATAGCGGTTCACACTTGGCCAGAATACCAATTTGCTTCCATGGACATATTTCTAAAAGCCAGTAGCGAACCAAGTCAAAGTTTACCTTTAATTAAAAAATATTTTCATCCTGAAGATGTCAAAATTGCCGAATTAGAAAGGGGGATTAATTGAGAAATGGCTCTTTGGTATTATGAAGACTATATTCCTCATTATCGTTTGGGTTTGGAAATTAAAGAAACCCTCTTTCTGGGAAATTCACTCTACCAGAAAATTCAAGTTGTTGATTCCTACCTCTATGGGAAAGTTTTATTATTAGATGATATTGTTCAAACCACTGAAAAAGATGAGTTTATGTATCATGAAATGTTGATCCACCCAGCATTACTAACTCATCCACAACCAAAAAAGATTCTCATTGTAGGAGGTGGTGATGGTGGTGCATCAAGAGAAGTTTTAAAGCATCCGGTTAAAAAAGTGAAGTTAGTTGATATAGATTCCGCTGTTATTGAAATAAGCCGCAAATTTCTGCCAGAATTAGGAAACTGGAATGACCAAAGATTAGAAGTTTTAGTGGAAGATGCTGTTAAATATTTAGCTTTATCAGAGGAAATATTTGATGTTATTGTTATGGATTCCACCGATCCACTGCCTTCTGGTGTCGCTGAACCGTTGTTTTCAAAAGAATTTTTTCAGAGCGTCTATGATCACCTTAGTGAAGATGGTGTTTTGGTTTCACAAATAGAGCCGCCTTTTTTCCAACCAGAAAGAGAGCAGAGACATTGGGAAAGTTTAAATATGTTTCCCCTGGTAAAGGTGTATTGGGGGTTAGTTCCAACCTATCCCGGCGGCATTTGGACCTATATGATTGCATCAAAAGGAAAGGATCCCGCAGCCAGCTTTAAAAAACTCTCTTTCCCAACTCGTTATTACACTCCAGAAATCCATCGGGCAGCTTTTGCTCTCCCACCTTTTATGCAAGAAAGGCTATCTAAAAAGCCATAACGCATGTCGAGTTTTATGCTCGCTAGACAAGGACACGAAGTGGCATGAGGTTTAAGCCTGAAAAACCATGAGCTTGATTTGTTGCATCCGGTCTTCATTGTATGTAGCGACATGCCATGGCATGTCGAATCTTTGGTTTTCATCCTCACCTTCTCCTATCAAGGGAGAAGGAACTCTAAATCGTCATTGCGAGGAACGGAGTGACGTGGCAATCTCTTGAGCTCAATCTTTTTTATTTTTCTCACTTTGGATAAAGGGAGATTAAGAGGGACTCGATTGGTTTCCAATAAATTCAAATCCCCCTAACCCCCTTTTCTAAAAGGGGGAAATTGATTGGCTTATAAATATTTTTATCCTCATTTGGTGCTGCTATGCAGCATGGGTGTCTATCCTGAAAATACCATCTTATAAATTCCCCCATTGAGGGGGGATAAAGGGGGGTGTGCCTTTAATCGGTCATCCTGAGCCCTCGCTTTTTGAGGGCGTGAGGATCTCATCTTTTAATTTTTTTCTTCATAAATACTTTAAATGATGAGATTCTTACGTCGTCCGGCAAAAACACCGGACTCCTCAGAATGACTAAGTGGATGGTAGAGATTGCCACGTCGCACAAGACGCTCCTCGCAATGACGGATTTAGATAGGTATTTTCATCCTCATCTGGTGCTGCTATGCAGCATGGGTGTCTATACTGAAAAGCCAAGGACATAATAAATCAAGCCCCTACAAAAGATTAAAAGAAATGGAGGAGCACAATGCAATTTGATCAATCTTTAATTAGTGTAGCGGCATGCCATGACATGCCAATGCCGAAACTTAGGCTTATATCCTCTTTTAGTTTTAGTATTACAGTGTATCATAAGGGCTTATTCTGGCTAACAGAGATTTTCGGTGAAAAAAGAAACCCTCTCTCTCCGCCAAGCTGGCATATCGAGAGTAAACTAACGTAGAATCTCCTTTTTGAGGGAAAATGTAGGAAGAAGTTTTGATAAAATCACGAACTGAAAGAGGACTGCAGAAGCGACTTCCGCTCATAGTTGGTAAAACATGATTGGGTCCATACCCATAATCTCCAAGTGCAACAGGTGCTCCATTTCCAAGAAATATTGCCCCAGCATGTTGAATTAGGGGTAATAGACGAAGATGATCTGCACAGCATAATTCTAGGTGTTCGGGAGCGATTTTGTTGGTTAATTCAAATGCTGATAATAAATTATCGACCTGGAAAAGATAAATAGGGATGATTTTTTTAAAGGGAAGAGGATGATCGATTAATTCTTTTTGAATCGATTTTTGTACCTGAATTATAACTTCATCACTGGTTGAGAACAAAATTGCCCGGGAGAGAGGATCGTGTTCGGCTTGAGCGAGAAGATCAAGAGCAACCCAGTCAGGACGGCAATCTTCATC
Protein-coding sequences here:
- the speE gene encoding polyamine aminopropyltransferase, whose product is MALWYYEDYIPHYRLGLEIKETLFLGNSLYQKIQVVDSYLYGKVLLLDDIVQTTEKDEFMYHEMLIHPALLTHPQPKKILIVGGGDGGASREVLKHPVKKVKLVDIDSAVIEISRKFLPELGNWNDQRLEVLVEDAVKYLALSEEIFDVIVMDSTDPLPSGVAEPLFSKEFFQSVYDHLSEDGVLVSQIEPPFFQPEREQRHWESLNMFPLVKVYWGLVPTYPGGIWTYMIASKGKDPAASFKKLSFPTRYYTPEIHRAAFALPPFMQERLSKKP
- the speD gene encoding adenosylmethionine decarboxylase — translated: MEKEYLAKHLMIEIINSSFLNDAELMEDFLTNAAHLFGSEILVLKVHQFHPHGLSALMIMPESHIAVHTWPEYQFASMDIFLKASSEPSQSLPLIKKYFHPEDVKIAELERGIN